A stretch of DNA from Pseudomonas sp. HN11:
CAATGGCTCTTCGGCATACACATCCAGTGCTGCCCCGGCCAGACGGCCGCTTTCCAGTGCGTGCACCAGCGCCGACTCATCCACAATCGGCCCGCGTGCGGTGTTGACCAAGCGAGCGCTCGGTTTCATCCACCCCAGCGCCTCGGCATCCACCAACCCACGGCTGCGGTCACTGAGCACCAAGTGAACGGTGAGGATATCGGCCTGTTCAAACAGTGCTTGCTTGCTGACCCAGGTCACGCCCGATTCCGCCGCGCGTTCCGGTGTGAGGTTTTCACTCCAGGCAATCACGCGCATACCAAATACCTGGGCAAACTGCGCCACTTTCTGGCCAATGCTGCCCAGGCCGAGTATTCCCAGGGTCTTGCCATGCAGGTCGCCGCCCAGGCCAACCTGCCAGTGGCCGGCGCGCAAGGAGTTGGCTTCTGCCAGCAGATTGCGGGTTGAAGCCATGATCAGCGCCCAGGTCAATTCGGGTGCCGCCTGTTTATAACTGTCGGTACCGCACACTGTGATGCCCAAGGCCT
This window harbors:
- a CDS encoding D-2-hydroxyacid dehydrogenase family protein yields the protein MSVQIAVIDDWQNVASDVVDWSVLEAVGQVHFLHDYPTDTAAMIERLKGYEVICVMRERSTFDKALLQGLSKLKLLVTGGMRNAAIDIPAAKALGITVCGTDSYKQAAPELTWALIMASTRNLLAEANSLRAGHWQVGLGGDLHGKTLGILGLGSIGQKVAQFAQVFGMRVIAWSENLTPERAAESGVTWVSKQALFEQADILTVHLVLSDRSRGLVDAEALGWMKPSARLVNTARGPIVDESALVHALESGRLAGAALDVYAEEPLPLDHPFRRLPNVLATPHVGYVSEQNYRQFYAHMIEDIQAWTNGTPIRMLG